GCGCAACGACCGCCGCCGACACGTGATCCGCGAACTGCGCTCGCGCGTGGGGATCGTGACGCTGCGCGGGCTGGCCGAGTCCATCGCGGAGCGAGAGGCGGGCGAGTCGCCCGCGCCGCGAAACGTCCGGGACAGCGTCTACAACTCCCTCCACCAGACTCACCTGCCGAAGCTCGACGACATGGGGATCATCAGGTACGACCGGGACCGAAAGACGATCGAACTCGACGATAGCGCCCGCCGCGTCTGCCTCTACATGGAGGTCGCGACGCCCTACGGCGTCACGTGGGCACAGTACTACCGGACGCTCGCGCTCCTCGCGCTGGTCGCCGTCGT
The Halomarina pelagica DNA segment above includes these coding regions:
- a CDS encoding DUF7344 domain-containing protein; this encodes MSRRVLASPPRLAETDIHDVLRNDRRRHVIRELRSRVGIVTLRGLAESIAEREAGESPAPRNVRDSVYNSLHQTHLPKLDDMGIIRYDRDRKTIELDDSARRVCLYMEVATPYGVTWAQYYRTLALLALVAVVLVEVGLVALGESGVLLLACGSLLIVALSTAYQLWSNRWIILGTLVD